One window of Chionomys nivalis chromosome 18, mChiNiv1.1, whole genome shotgun sequence genomic DNA carries:
- the S100a5 gene encoding protein S100-A5 codes for METPLEKALTTMVTTFHKYSGREGSKLTLSRKELKELIKTELSLAEKMKESSIDHLMKSLDKNSDQEIDFKEYSVFLTTLCMAYNDFFLEDK; via the exons ACCACCATGGTTACCACTTTCCATAAATAttcagggagagagggaagcaaGCTGACCCTGAGCAGGAAGGAACTGAAGGAACTGATCAAGACAGAGTTGAGTCTCGCAGAG AAGATGAAGGAGAGCAGCATCGATCACCTGATGAAGAGCCTGGACAAGAACAGTGACCAGGAGATCGACTTCAAGGAGTACTCGGTGTTCCTCACCACGCTGTGCATGGCCTACAATGACTTCTTCCTGGAGGACAAGTAA